A window of Rufibacter sp. LB8 contains these coding sequences:
- a CDS encoding GLPGLI family protein, translating to MRLLLTLLTIYFYSFLTNAQQYEIEYNHTITFDDLVTRAVYKLTATHEASYYIKLKSEQEARNGTELINANTGAIPFVYKDYLQKQTRYNQPMINKVFFIKDELPLQTWKLASETKQIKSFKCKKATTTFRGRKYTAWYSTDISLMGGPWKFDGLPGLILAVASDDGVLSIEATKIEKKPLKPLPVSTFKADEAITWDAYSLQYKKAMSRIKKSMQANAEPDVELTIKPNLVEIIPL from the coding sequence ATGAGACTATTATTAACACTATTAACAATCTACTTTTATTCATTTCTCACAAATGCACAGCAATACGAAATAGAATATAATCATACTATTACATTCGATGACTTGGTCACTAGGGCTGTTTATAAACTCACTGCAACACATGAGGCTAGCTACTACATTAAGCTTAAAAGTGAGCAAGAAGCTAGAAACGGTACTGAATTAATAAATGCTAATACGGGGGCTATACCTTTTGTTTACAAAGACTATCTCCAAAAACAAACTCGGTACAACCAACCCATGATTAACAAAGTATTTTTTATTAAAGATGAACTTCCATTGCAAACATGGAAACTAGCCAGTGAAACTAAACAGATAAAATCCTTTAAGTGCAAAAAGGCTACTACTACTTTCAGAGGCCGTAAGTATACTGCTTGGTATTCCACAGATATTTCATTAATGGGCGGCCCTTGGAAATTTGATGGCTTGCCTGGTCTCATCTTGGCAGTAGCCTCAGATGACGGTGTACTATCTATTGAGGCCACAAAAATTGAGAAAAAGCCACTGAAACCATTACCTGTCTCTACTTTTAAAGCCGACGAGGCCATCACTTGGGATGCTTATAGTCTACAATACAAGAAGGCTATGAGCCGAATCAAGAAATCAATGCAGGCAAATGCAGAGCCAGATGTAGAACTCACTATAAAACCCAATTTGGTAGAAATAATACCTTTGTAA
- a CDS encoding leucine-rich repeat-containing protein kinase family protein has translation MKPKTAKRITFAVQPKPMHTLPQLTSGELKGTKSLKLSGGLTQFPLEILDLADTLEILDLSGNQLTHLPEEFAQLQHLKIAFFSENPFTEFPAVLAQCPKLEMIGFKACRLQTVPENAIPKTTRWLILTDNQITQLPTSISLCTNMQKLMLAGNRLTELPPEMAALQNLELLRISANNLTELPEWLFRLPRLSWLAFSGNPCQAKRLTQPQLQEIPWAELEVRSVLGEGASGLISLATWRRNGQAPEQVAVKVFKGAVTSDGLPQDEMEASVAAGQHSNLVQVLGKITGHPAQKQGLVLALIPAGYKILGNPPTFETCTRDTFPAATSFSLKEIIQIVTGIASVAAHLHQRGLLHGDLYAHNTLINESAHPLLSDFGAATVYGTAETYAAALEKLEVRAFGCLLEDVLNHGSSAPAETLAWQQLQALMQDCLQPEVHQRPTFDSVVNRVQKLAQN, from the coding sequence ATGAAGCCAAAAACGGCCAAACGCATTACCTTTGCGGTTCAACCCAAGCCCATGCACACGCTTCCGCAACTCACTTCCGGCGAACTCAAAGGCACTAAAAGCCTCAAACTTTCGGGCGGTCTCACCCAGTTCCCGCTGGAGATTCTGGACTTAGCAGACACTCTGGAAATTCTGGATTTGTCTGGCAACCAACTCACCCATTTGCCAGAGGAATTCGCGCAGCTGCAGCACCTGAAAATCGCGTTCTTCTCAGAGAATCCCTTTACTGAGTTTCCGGCGGTGTTGGCGCAATGCCCAAAGTTGGAGATGATCGGGTTCAAGGCGTGTCGGCTGCAAACGGTTCCAGAAAATGCTATTCCCAAAACCACGCGCTGGCTTATTCTCACCGACAACCAGATTACCCAATTGCCGACTTCTATTAGCCTTTGCACCAACATGCAGAAACTGATGTTGGCGGGCAATAGATTGACAGAACTACCGCCGGAAATGGCCGCGCTGCAAAACCTGGAATTGCTACGGATCTCCGCCAATAATTTGACAGAATTACCCGAATGGCTGTTCAGGTTGCCGCGTCTTTCCTGGTTGGCCTTCTCAGGAAATCCTTGCCAGGCGAAGCGGCTAACCCAACCGCAGTTACAGGAAATTCCGTGGGCAGAGTTGGAAGTACGTTCTGTTCTGGGCGAAGGCGCCTCGGGGTTGATTTCTTTGGCCACCTGGCGCAGAAACGGGCAAGCGCCGGAGCAAGTGGCCGTGAAAGTGTTCAAAGGCGCCGTAACCAGCGACGGGTTGCCGCAAGACGAAATGGAGGCGAGCGTGGCCGCCGGACAGCATTCAAATCTGGTGCAAGTGCTGGGCAAAATCACAGGGCATCCAGCGCAGAAACAAGGCTTGGTGCTGGCGTTGATTCCGGCTGGTTACAAAATTTTGGGAAACCCGCCCACCTTTGAAACCTGCACGCGTGATACGTTTCCGGCTGCAACGTCCTTCAGTTTGAAGGAAATTATCCAGATAGTCACTGGCATTGCCTCTGTGGCCGCACATTTGCACCAACGTGGCCTTCTGCACGGCGATTTGTACGCCCACAACACCTTGATCAATGAATCGGCACACCCGTTGCTAAGTGATTTCGGCGCAGCCACCGTGTATGGCACAGCAGAAACCTACGCCGCGGCGCTGGAGAAACTGGAAGTGCGGGCGTTTGGCTGTCTGCTGGAAGATGTATTAAATCACGGTTCATCAGCGCCAGCAGAAACCTTGGCTTGGCAGCAGTTGCAGGCGTTGATGCAAGATTGCCTGCAACCAGAAGTTCACCAGCGGCCTACGTTTGATTCCGTGGTAAATAGGGTTCAGAAATTAGCGCAAAATTGA
- a CDS encoding glycoside hydrolase family 15 protein produces the protein MAKHTYDLGLIGNCAYLALIHKDTNVEWLCWPRFDSSFIFGPLMDRQKGGEFSLKPDAEDFTSHQYYEENTNILVTEITCQEGTYRVTDFAPRFKQHQRYYKPLMFIRKVEPISGSPRIKATCRPVGKYGQLELGRRRSSNHIAFLGLDEEVRLTTNASLSYILEDQYFVLNETLYFVLTYGAPLEANIESTVESFISQTRRYWRNWVKNTSISNFFQEQVIRSALALKIHQYEDTGAIIASPTTSLPEHPGSGRNWDYRFCWMRDTYYILNAFNNIGHFEEMERYFHFIANITAKDTPRYQPLYSISGQSKLTEIELELDGYLGNKPVRIGNDAYTHIQNDVYGQILVALLPLYVDRRFNDAERIESQKLIYKTLYKIRDTMNEPDAGLWEFRDFAQYHCYTYLFHWAGAAAARSAARYMGDEQLGALANDLMQQAAVKIEECFDPAQGVYTQAIGKNHMDASTLQLIMMHYLDPASERAKLHLEAMERELKTPEGLFYRYKHADDFGVPQSTFLICAFWYIEALACVGRVDDAIREFESILQYTNHLGLLSEDVDSKDGSQWGNFPQAYSHVGLLNAAYRISKRLDRPSFL, from the coding sequence ATGGCGAAGCACACCTATGACCTGGGCTTGATTGGCAACTGCGCCTACCTGGCCCTGATTCACAAAGACACCAACGTTGAATGGCTCTGCTGGCCCCGTTTTGACAGCAGCTTTATCTTCGGCCCCTTAATGGACCGCCAGAAAGGCGGCGAGTTCTCCCTCAAACCAGACGCCGAGGACTTCACCTCGCACCAGTATTACGAGGAAAATACCAACATTCTGGTCACGGAGATTACCTGCCAGGAGGGCACCTACCGCGTCACTGATTTCGCGCCGCGTTTCAAGCAGCACCAGCGCTATTACAAGCCTTTAATGTTCATCAGAAAGGTGGAGCCCATCAGCGGGTCGCCGCGCATTAAGGCCACGTGCCGGCCGGTGGGCAAATACGGGCAGCTGGAGCTTGGTAGGAGACGCAGCAGCAACCACATCGCGTTTTTAGGCCTTGACGAAGAAGTGCGCCTGACTACCAATGCCTCGTTGAGCTATATTCTGGAGGACCAATATTTTGTCTTGAACGAGACCCTGTACTTTGTCTTGACCTACGGCGCGCCGCTGGAAGCCAACATTGAAAGCACCGTGGAGTCGTTCATCAGCCAGACCCGCCGCTACTGGCGCAACTGGGTCAAGAACACCAGCATCAGCAATTTCTTCCAGGAACAAGTCATCAGGAGCGCCTTGGCCCTCAAAATCCATCAGTACGAAGACACGGGCGCCATCATTGCCTCGCCTACCACCAGTTTACCGGAACACCCGGGCAGCGGGCGTAACTGGGATTACCGTTTCTGCTGGATGCGCGACACCTATTACATTCTCAATGCGTTCAACAACATTGGGCATTTTGAGGAGATGGAGCGGTATTTCCACTTCATCGCCAACATTACGGCCAAAGACACGCCCCGCTACCAACCGCTGTACTCCATTAGTGGCCAAAGCAAACTCACCGAGATTGAGCTGGAACTGGACGGGTACCTGGGCAACAAACCGGTTAGAATTGGCAACGATGCATACACCCACATTCAGAACGATGTCTACGGCCAGATTCTGGTCGCGCTGCTGCCCTTATATGTTGACCGCCGGTTCAATGACGCCGAGCGCATTGAATCGCAGAAACTGATTTACAAAACGCTGTACAAGATTCGCGACACCATGAACGAGCCCGATGCCGGTCTGTGGGAGTTCCGGGATTTTGCGCAGTACCATTGCTACACCTACCTGTTCCATTGGGCCGGGGCCGCCGCCGCCCGCAGCGCCGCCCGCTACATGGGCGATGAACAATTGGGTGCCTTGGCCAATGACTTAATGCAACAGGCAGCCGTCAAGATTGAGGAATGCTTTGACCCCGCGCAGGGCGTGTACACGCAGGCCATCGGCAAAAACCACATGGACGCCAGCACGCTCCAGCTCATCATGATGCATTACCTGGACCCCGCCTCTGAGCGCGCCAAACTGCACCTGGAAGCCATGGAGCGCGAGCTTAAAACCCCCGAAGGCTTATTCTACCGCTACAAACACGCCGATGATTTTGGCGTGCCGCAAAGCACGTTCCTGATCTGCGCCTTCTGGTACATTGAGGCCCTGGCCTGCGTGGGTCGTGTAGATGACGCCATTAGAGAGTTTGAGAGCATTCTGCAGTACACTAACCACCTGGGCTTGCTCAGCGAAGACGTGGACTCCAAAGACGGAAGCCAATGGGGTAACTTCCCGCAGGCCTACAGCCACGTGGGCTTGCTGAATGCCGCCTATAGAATCTCTAAACGGTTAGACCGGCCTTCGTTCTTGTAG
- a CDS encoding bifunctional alpha,alpha-trehalose-phosphate synthase (UDP-forming)/trehalose-phosphatase, with protein sequence MPKTIIISNRLPIKVQQQPDGTITYETSEGGLATGLGSIYKEGDNLWIGWPGMYFDDEAQQQQVTQDLAAQSMFPVFLTESEIRDFYEGFSNETLWPTFHYFSQYAVYEDAFWDAYQSVNQKFCQAVLQNAEPEDTIWVHDYQLLLLPALIREQMPGSTIGFFQHIPFPSYEVFRLLPWRQQLLHGMLGADLIGFHTYDDARHFLSSVSRIIGFNTAQGLIDNGDRNIMVDAFPMGIDYDKYEQLATLPQTQEKIAEYRKALPQQKIILAIDRLDYSKGIPQRLLAFELFLKENPEFHGSVTLSMVVVPSRDQVDQYRQLKETIDELVGRINSAYRTISWNPIQYFYRSFPIEELSALYCIADIAMVTPMRDGMNLVCKEFIASKIDQKGVLVLSEMAGASRELADALMVNPNDLGQMVRSLKEALTMPEKEQITRMTHLQDLVRRYNIHHWVKIFMNRLDYIKTKQQAMATKTLSREESQLLQERFNQAQQRLLFLDYDGTLSPFHREPQQAFPDQELLETLTCLTQEPKNQVVIVSGRDRHTLQNWLGHLPLDIIAEHGVWSRMRGHDWEMLQNLSGTWKEEVRPILELHVSRTPGSFIEEKDFSLVWHYRKVDPTLAELRARELSNYLLFIAANINLQVMEGDKVVEIKNIEVNKGVATARWLETNPQDFILCIGDDRTDEDMFGAMPEEAFTIKVGHERSRARFNLENSPQVRKLLKSLC encoded by the coding sequence ATGCCCAAAACCATTATTATCTCTAACCGGCTGCCCATCAAAGTACAGCAGCAGCCAGACGGCACCATCACCTATGAAACCAGCGAAGGCGGCCTGGCCACCGGCCTGGGCTCCATCTACAAAGAAGGCGACAACCTCTGGATAGGCTGGCCCGGCATGTACTTTGACGACGAGGCACAGCAACAGCAGGTCACCCAAGACCTGGCGGCGCAGAGCATGTTCCCGGTTTTTCTCACGGAAAGCGAAATCAGGGATTTCTATGAAGGCTTCAGCAATGAGACCCTGTGGCCTACGTTCCATTACTTCAGCCAATACGCGGTCTATGAAGATGCTTTCTGGGATGCCTACCAAAGTGTGAACCAGAAATTCTGCCAGGCCGTGCTCCAAAACGCTGAGCCTGAAGACACCATTTGGGTGCATGACTACCAGTTGCTGCTCTTGCCGGCCCTAATCAGGGAACAGATGCCGGGCAGCACCATCGGGTTTTTCCAACACATTCCGTTCCCGTCTTATGAAGTGTTCCGGTTGTTGCCCTGGCGCCAGCAATTGCTGCACGGCATGCTGGGCGCCGATTTAATCGGGTTCCATACCTATGATGACGCGCGCCACTTCCTGAGTTCGGTAAGTAGAATTATAGGTTTCAACACCGCCCAGGGCTTAATTGACAACGGCGACCGCAATATTATGGTAGACGCGTTCCCCATGGGCATTGACTATGACAAGTATGAACAACTGGCCACGCTGCCCCAAACCCAGGAGAAAATAGCCGAGTACCGTAAAGCCCTGCCTCAGCAGAAAATAATACTGGCCATTGACCGGCTGGACTATTCCAAAGGTATTCCGCAGCGGCTGCTGGCGTTTGAGTTGTTTCTGAAGGAGAACCCAGAATTCCACGGAAGTGTGACGCTCTCCATGGTGGTGGTGCCCTCCCGCGACCAGGTGGACCAGTACCGCCAGCTCAAGGAAACCATTGATGAATTGGTGGGCCGCATCAACAGCGCCTATCGCACCATCTCCTGGAACCCCATTCAGTATTTCTACCGGTCTTTCCCCATTGAAGAACTGTCGGCGCTCTACTGCATAGCTGATATTGCCATGGTCACGCCTATGCGCGACGGCATGAATCTGGTCTGCAAAGAATTCATAGCCAGTAAAATAGACCAGAAAGGCGTGCTGGTGCTCAGCGAAATGGCGGGCGCGTCCCGTGAGTTAGCCGATGCCCTCATGGTGAACCCCAATGACCTGGGGCAGATGGTGCGGTCACTCAAAGAGGCGCTCACCATGCCAGAAAAAGAGCAGATCACCAGAATGACGCATTTGCAAGATTTGGTGCGGCGCTACAACATTCACCACTGGGTCAAGATTTTCATGAACAGATTAGACTACATCAAAACCAAACAACAGGCCATGGCCACCAAAACGCTCTCCAGAGAAGAAAGCCAGCTGCTCCAGGAGCGTTTCAACCAAGCCCAGCAACGCCTTCTGTTCCTGGATTATGACGGCACGCTGAGTCCGTTCCACCGCGAGCCGCAGCAGGCTTTCCCAGACCAGGAACTGCTGGAAACCCTCACCTGTCTCACCCAGGAACCCAAAAACCAGGTAGTGATTGTGAGCGGCCGCGACCGCCACACGCTACAGAACTGGCTGGGCCATCTGCCCCTTGATATTATTGCCGAACACGGCGTCTGGTCCAGAATGCGCGGCCATGACTGGGAGATGCTGCAGAACCTGAGCGGCACCTGGAAAGAAGAGGTTCGGCCCATTCTGGAACTGCACGTGAGCCGCACGCCGGGCTCCTTCATTGAGGAAAAAGATTTCTCGCTGGTCTGGCATTACCGCAAAGTAGACCCCACCCTGGCCGAACTCCGGGCCCGCGAACTCAGCAATTACCTCCTGTTCATTGCCGCCAACATTAACCTACAAGTCATGGAGGGCGATAAAGTGGTGGAGATCAAGAACATTGAAGTAAACAAAGGCGTGGCCACCGCCCGCTGGCTAGAAACCAACCCTCAGGATTTCATTCTCTGCATTGGCGATGACCGCACCGACGAAGACATGTTCGGGGCCATGCCCGAAGAAGCCTTCACCATCAAAGTAGGCCATGAACGCTCCCGCGCCCGCTTCAACCTGGAGAATTCGCCGCAAGTCAGAAAGTTGCTGAAGTCTCTGTGTTAA
- a CDS encoding mechanosensitive ion channel family protein, whose protein sequence is MFQNLSHVVRDHFPQFLQGLGLVAGGLMLGFLLKWLLFRFAAAYHARSPKSWLGGVLKYLPRPLGYFLPLLALSLVLPLVPLAPRPFEVLRRMVEIALTCAFAWVLIGWVYVVQYRIRQKYQLDKSDNIKERKLFTQLQFIKKIVIILIVFFTASLILMSFPTVRKIGTGLITSAGILGVILGFAAQRSLANLLAGFQIAFTQPIRIDDVLVVENEWGRVEEITLTYVVLRIWDQRRLILPLNYFIEKPFQNWTRSTAELLGAVYLHLDYTAPLDELRTELNRILPENHLWDGRVAVLQVTEAKERTLEIRILVSAADSASAFDLRCWVREKLITFVREHYPESLPVTRNTVPGAGSGKMPFEGFTTPSPS, encoded by the coding sequence ATGTTCCAAAACCTTTCACATGTAGTCAGAGATCATTTTCCGCAGTTCCTGCAAGGCCTGGGCCTGGTGGCCGGCGGATTGATGCTTGGTTTTCTGCTGAAATGGCTGTTGTTCCGGTTTGCGGCGGCATATCACGCACGGTCGCCCAAGTCGTGGCTGGGAGGCGTGTTGAAGTATCTGCCTAGACCGTTGGGATATTTTCTGCCCTTGCTGGCCTTGTCTTTGGTCTTGCCCCTGGTGCCGCTGGCGCCCCGTCCGTTTGAGGTGCTCCGGAGAATGGTGGAGATTGCCCTCACTTGCGCCTTTGCCTGGGTTTTGATTGGTTGGGTCTATGTGGTGCAGTACAGAATCAGGCAGAAGTACCAGTTAGACAAATCTGACAACATCAAAGAGCGGAAGCTTTTCACGCAGCTGCAGTTCATCAAGAAAATCGTCATTATCCTGATTGTCTTTTTCACGGCTTCGCTCATCTTGATGAGTTTCCCCACGGTACGCAAGATTGGCACGGGCTTGATTACCTCGGCGGGGATTTTGGGCGTGATTCTGGGTTTTGCCGCGCAACGGTCCCTGGCCAACTTGCTGGCGGGTTTTCAGATTGCGTTCACCCAACCCATCAGGATTGACGATGTGCTGGTGGTGGAAAACGAATGGGGCCGCGTGGAGGAAATCACGCTCACTTATGTGGTGCTCCGCATCTGGGACCAGCGCCGGCTCATTCTGCCGCTCAATTATTTCATTGAGAAACCTTTCCAGAACTGGACCCGCAGCACCGCCGAACTGCTGGGCGCCGTTTATTTACATTTAGATTACACCGCGCCCCTGGACGAACTCCGCACCGAACTCAACCGCATCTTGCCCGAAAACCATCTCTGGGATGGCCGCGTAGCCGTGCTCCAGGTCACCGAGGCCAAGGAACGCACCCTGGAAATCAGGATTCTAGTCAGTGCCGCTGATTCTGCGAGCGCGTTTGACTTACGTTGCTGGGTACGGGAGAAATTGATAACGTTTGTGCGCGAGCATTACCCAGAAAGCCTGCCGGTGACTAGAAACACGGTGCCAGGCGCTGGTAGTGGGAAGATGCCGTTTGAAGGTTTTACCACCCCCAGCCCCTCCTAA
- a CDS encoding RtcB family protein: MARIENNLTIFGEEIIDQSAIDQIKRCVGPEDLGVLTADAHYGYNHPIGGAVAYKNQVSLSGVGFDIGCGNKAVRTNILAQDVKIARAMDMIVKNIGFGVGRPNPKKVDHPVIDHIAKADFKPQRELCKLAAEQLGTVGSGNHFIDLFEDEKGFLWIGVHFGSRGFGHRTASGFIALSQGGSFTDKARESAMDGSPILFDINSGIGQDYIAAMALAGEYAYAGRDIVVDTVLDILGAQATESIHNHHNFAWFERHQGEDYWVVRKGCTPAFPGQKGFIGANMSDNSVIIEGVESELAVRGLYSTVHGAGRVLSRRAAAGKTKWIRDAKGVKRKTVVKPGLIDFEAVQQRMKENRIELRGAGADEAPEAYKKLEDVLKYQGNTIKILHTLRPLGVAMAGEDVYDPYKE; the protein is encoded by the coding sequence ATGGCCAGAATAGAGAACAACCTCACCATTTTCGGCGAAGAGATTATTGACCAAAGCGCCATTGACCAAATCAAGCGCTGCGTGGGCCCAGAAGATTTGGGCGTGCTCACTGCTGATGCCCATTACGGCTACAACCACCCCATTGGCGGCGCGGTGGCCTATAAAAACCAGGTGTCCTTGTCGGGTGTGGGGTTTGACATTGGTTGCGGAAACAAAGCGGTGCGCACCAACATTTTGGCCCAAGACGTGAAAATTGCCCGCGCCATGGATATGATTGTGAAGAACATCGGCTTCGGGGTGGGACGGCCCAATCCCAAAAAAGTGGACCATCCGGTCATCGACCACATTGCCAAAGCCGACTTTAAACCGCAGCGCGAACTTTGCAAACTGGCCGCCGAACAACTGGGCACCGTGGGCAGCGGCAATCATTTTATTGACTTGTTTGAGGACGAAAAAGGCTTTCTCTGGATTGGCGTGCACTTCGGTTCCCGGGGCTTCGGGCACCGCACCGCCTCCGGGTTCATCGCTCTTTCTCAAGGCGGCAGCTTCACCGACAAAGCCCGCGAAAGCGCCATGGATGGTTCGCCCATCTTGTTCGATATCAACTCCGGAATTGGCCAGGACTATATTGCCGCCATGGCCCTGGCCGGGGAATACGCCTACGCCGGCCGTGATATTGTGGTAGACACCGTGCTGGACATCTTAGGCGCACAGGCCACCGAATCCATTCACAACCACCATAATTTCGCGTGGTTTGAGCGCCACCAGGGCGAAGATTACTGGGTGGTGCGCAAAGGCTGCACGCCCGCCTTCCCTGGTCAGAAAGGCTTTATTGGCGCCAATATGTCTGATAACTCCGTGATTATTGAAGGCGTGGAAAGCGAATTGGCGGTACGCGGCTTGTACTCCACGGTGCACGGCGCGGGCCGCGTTTTGAGTAGAAGAGCTGCCGCCGGCAAAACCAAATGGATACGAGATGCCAAAGGCGTCAAACGAAAAACGGTTGTCAAACCTGGCCTGATTGATTTTGAAGCCGTGCAGCAGCGCATGAAAGAAAATCGCATTGAACTCCGCGGCGCCGGAGCCGATGAAGCCCCAGAGGCCTACAAGAAACTGGAAGACGTGCTCAAGTACCAGGGAAATACCATCAAGATTCTGCACACACTCAGACCGCTGGGCGTGGCCATGGCCGGGGAAGATGTGTATGACCCGTACAAGGAATAA